A region from the Bactrocera dorsalis isolate Fly_Bdor chromosome 1, ASM2337382v1, whole genome shotgun sequence genome encodes:
- the LOC105232279 gene encoding uncharacterized protein LOC105232279 produces the protein MKLFICFAALLVATAYAGDTAKKATVESSAASAKKVPLEKKLDKRGLLDLGYGYGHSGLDVGYIGHGSVDYGHGYGLVAAHSAPAAVSYGHTGLASAGIAHSPFLISKTADVHKTITVTKGIPVPVTVDRPYPVVHQKQVPVEVKVPVPQPYEVIRKVPVSVKEYVKVPIHVPQPYTVEKRVEVKVPVPVDRPYPVKVPVPQPYEVIKHVQVPVKVPVPQPYEVIKHVQVPYKVQVPVPQPYEVIKQVQVPVHVPVDRPVPVAVPKPYPVPVEKPYPVVVEKQVKVEVPVRVDRPYPVPVDRPYTVKVPVDVPQPYTVEKHVPYTVDRPVPVPVKVAIDRPYAVHVTRPVPVAVQKPVAVPVPVPVVAGHTVVEHGPAIAISGGGYDGGYGGHGFSSSGYGYSSLGHGYAHKKK, from the coding sequence ATCTGCTTCGCCGCCCTGCTTGTGGCCACTGCCTACGCCGGCGACACCGCCAAGAAGGCCACCGTCGAGTCTAGCGCTGCTTCGGCCAAAAAAGTTCCACTCGAGAAGAAGCTCGACAAGCGTGGCCTACTTGACCTCGGCTACGGCTATGGTCACTCCGGACTAGATGTTGGCTACATCGGACACGGTAGTGTTGACTACGGACATGGTTATGGCCTTGTGGCTGCTCACTCCGCTCCCGCCGCCGTCTCTTATGGACATACCGGTCTGGCGTCTGCTGGCATTGCGCACTCACCATTCCTCATCAGCAAAACTGCCGATGTGCATAAGACCATCACCGTCACTAAGGGTATACCAGTGCCAGTGACAGTCGATCGTCCCTACCCGGTTGTGCATCAGAAACAAGTGCCCGTCGAAGTGAAAGTACCTGTGCCACAGCCCTACGAAGTCATACGCAAAGTACCAGTTTCGGTGAAGGAGTATGTCAAGGTGCCCATTCATGTGCCACAACCCTACACCGTCGAGAAACGTGTCGAAGTTAAAGTACCCGTGCCCGTAGATCGCCCCTACCCAGTGAAGGTGCCAGTGCCACAGCCCTATGAAGTGATCAAGCATGTTCAAGTACCCGTCAAAGTGCCCGTACCACAGCCCTACGAAgtgatcaagcatgtccaagtACCCTACAAGGTTCAAGTGCCAGTGCCACAACCCTACGAAGTCATCAAACAAGTTCAAGTGCCTGTACATGTGCCAGTCGATCGCCCAGTACCAGTCGCTGTACCCAAGCCCTACCCAGTGCCAGTGGAGAAACCCTACCCAGTTGTGGTGGAGAAACAAGTCAAGGTTGAGGTACCAGTACGCGTCGACAGACCCTACCCCGTGCCAGTAGACCGTCCTTACACCGTTAAAGTACCAGTCGATGTACCACAACCTTACACCGTCGAAAAACATGTACCCTACACCGTGGACCGTCCAGTGCCAGTGCCCGTCAAGGTGGCCATCGACCGTCCCTACGCAGTGCATGTGACACGCCCGGTGCCAGTGGCTGTTCAGAAACCCGTTGCTGTACCCGTACCCGTGCCAGTGGTCGCCGGTCATACGGTGGTCGAACATGGACCCGCCATTGCTATCAGCGGCGGCGGCTATGATGGCGGTTACGGTGGTCACGGCTTCTCATCCAGCGGCTACGGCTACTCGTCCCTTGGACACGGTTATGCACATAAAAAGAAGTAA